One part of the Pseudoalteromonas aliena SW19 genome encodes these proteins:
- a CDS encoding cation diffusion facilitator family transporter: MVMVSLMIAAKTWAWLASGSASMLGSLTDSLMDITATAMSFLVLGYALRPADDDHRFGHGKAEAIAGLGQAAFIAGSACLLAFHGVERLFNPVVLSHSLLGVWVSIFAIACTLVIVFVQNKVIKYTDSIAIKADSVHYKGDLILNAAVLLAILLAYYGVLYADPLFAIGVAGYLIYNSWDIARDSADHLMDKELPDDEKQSIFDIAKAHTDVHGVHGIRTRQGGKIKFIQMHLELDDNLSLIRAHNVADEVEALITKEFESQVDILIHLDPLSVIVKPSPTHKTDTSL, encoded by the coding sequence ATGGTCATGGTTAGTTTGATGATTGCTGCAAAAACGTGGGCATGGCTAGCATCGGGGTCTGCGTCAATGCTTGGCTCGTTAACCGACTCACTAATGGATATTACGGCCACGGCGATGAGCTTTTTGGTTTTAGGCTACGCGCTGCGCCCAGCTGATGACGACCATCGATTTGGTCATGGCAAAGCCGAAGCTATAGCGGGGCTTGGGCAAGCTGCATTTATTGCTGGCTCCGCTTGTTTACTCGCATTTCATGGTGTTGAGCGCTTGTTTAATCCCGTTGTTCTTAGTCATTCTCTTCTCGGTGTTTGGGTAAGTATTTTTGCCATTGCGTGTACTTTAGTTATCGTATTTGTACAAAATAAAGTGATTAAATATACAGACTCAATCGCAATTAAGGCCGATTCTGTGCATTACAAAGGCGACTTGATCTTAAATGCTGCAGTGTTACTCGCTATTTTATTAGCTTATTACGGGGTGTTGTATGCCGATCCACTCTTTGCAATTGGTGTGGCCGGCTACTTAATTTATAACAGTTGGGATATTGCCCGTGATAGTGCCGACCACTTAATGGATAAAGAACTACCAGATGATGAAAAACAAAGCATATTTGACATAGCCAAGGCGCATACTGATGTGCATGGTGTACATGGTATTCGTACTCGCCAAGGTGGAAAAATTAAGTTTATTCAAATGCATTTAGAGCTTGATGATAATTTAAGCTTAATTCGCGCACATAATGTAGCTGATGAAGTTGAAGCATTGATAACCAAAGAATTTGAGTCTCAGGTCGATATTTTAATCCACCTCGATCCATTGTCGGTAATTGTTAAGCCGTCACCGAC
- the trmL gene encoding tRNA (uridine(34)/cytosine(34)/5-carboxymethylaminomethyluridine(34)-2'-O)-methyltransferase TrmL codes for MLDIVLYQPEIPPNTGNIIRLCANTGYSLHLIEPLGFEWDDKRVKRAGLDYHEFSHVQRHASFEDYLEKCKPKKVYACTTKGSQFHHQASYEAGDCLVFGPETRGLPDDMIQALPNEQRVRIPMQANSRSMNLSNAVAVFVYESWRQLGFPNAQ; via the coding sequence ATGCTGGATATCGTTTTATACCAACCTGAAATACCGCCTAATACAGGTAATATTATTCGCTTGTGCGCAAATACAGGTTATTCGCTGCACTTAATTGAACCGCTGGGCTTTGAGTGGGACGATAAACGTGTAAAACGTGCTGGCCTTGATTATCACGAGTTTAGCCATGTTCAGCGTCATGCCTCATTTGAAGATTACCTTGAAAAATGTAAACCTAAAAAAGTATATGCATGCACCACCAAAGGTAGCCAATTTCATCATCAAGCAAGTTACGAAGCGGGTGATTGCCTTGTATTTGGCCCTGAAACTCGTGGCCTTCCAGATGATATGATCCAAGCACTGCCAAATGAGCAACGTGTACGCATTCCTATGCAAGCCAATAGCCGCAGCATGAACCTATCAAATGCAGTCGCTGTATTTGTTTATGAATCGTGGCGTCAATTAGGCTTTCCTAACGCACAATAG
- a CDS encoding substrate-binding periplasmic protein gives MKITLLFIFITFSNFVAAETVHLTSLAWPPYSDKSLEQQGASVAVAKAAFEAEGHELIVDFYPWSRAVNSALQANSKYVGYFPEYMHETSDFIFSDATGTGPLGLVQNSAKPITFSSVNDLSGKRIGVVQDYVNTKELDDMIASGTIKGDAAPSDVLNIKKVAAGRIDAAVIDANVLKYLLATDKSLAGIKSKVAMNTTLLEDKKLYIAFRNDAEGQKWQTIYNQGLAKIDVNTIMANYLK, from the coding sequence ATGAAAATTACATTACTATTTATTTTTATTACTTTTTCTAATTTCGTCGCTGCTGAAACAGTGCATTTAACATCACTGGCTTGGCCACCTTACTCTGATAAATCATTAGAACAACAAGGCGCATCTGTAGCCGTTGCAAAAGCTGCATTTGAGGCTGAAGGGCATGAGCTTATCGTTGACTTCTATCCTTGGTCTCGTGCAGTAAATTCGGCCTTACAAGCAAATTCAAAATATGTTGGATACTTTCCAGAATATATGCACGAAACCAGTGATTTTATTTTTTCTGATGCAACTGGCACTGGTCCGCTCGGCCTTGTGCAAAATAGTGCTAAGCCAATAACCTTTTCATCGGTGAATGACCTTTCGGGTAAACGTATTGGTGTTGTACAAGATTATGTCAACACTAAGGAGCTTGATGACATGATAGCTTCTGGCACAATTAAAGGCGACGCAGCACCTTCTGATGTCCTAAACATTAAAAAAGTAGCTGCTGGACGAATTGATGCTGCGGTGATTGATGCCAATGTGCTTAAGTATTTACTAGCTACAGATAAGTCTTTAGCAGGAATAAAAAGTAAAGTAGCCATGAATACAACGTTATTAGAAGATAAAAAGCTATACATTGCCTTTAGAAATGATGCAGAAGGACAAAAATGGCAAACAATTTATAATCAAGGACTAGCAAAAATCGATGTTAATACCATTATGGCAAACTACCTTAAGTAA
- a CDS encoding methyl-accepting chemotaxis protein has protein sequence MTRSILFRLVITTLSAMVFVLLCFGVYDYTAQSSQLKLKLDNEINLTKERIGLSLPNAMWNFQDELAKKLINAEVASQNISKITIYDTNGQLFVETDGAETPSMVQNELFYDDAGTQNKVGKINLYIEFSHIEAALLELAIFSIIKVLLLVTILGAVLVYIFKKLVAQPLSEVAEKMATIANGDGDLTQQIIVRRNDEIGKLAASFNQFEHKIAELINDVKLSVEDSFNVAGSISDVSSEGFRYLTEQQSETDQIATAITQMASSAVEIESNAKLTLSSAETANVDAKKVHDAFLSSINSIERLAAQLDEASTVISSLEDSVQGIVSMLDVIQAIAEQTNLLALNAAIEAARAGEQGRGFAVVADEVRSLASRTQTSTAEIHETINKLQQGSQSAVNVMSLSKNMSQESMSAASTASELISNISEVIESITHMSSHISSAVSEQSAVAEDLSKNINEVVSAGQNSMGKIEQVQTYSEDMKTLALQLKKSVSIFKT, from the coding sequence TTGACTCGTTCAATTTTATTTAGACTGGTTATTACTACATTAAGCGCAATGGTTTTTGTTTTACTTTGCTTTGGTGTTTATGATTACACTGCACAAAGTAGCCAATTAAAACTAAAGCTTGATAATGAGATTAATCTGACAAAAGAACGCATTGGGCTATCACTGCCCAATGCGATGTGGAATTTTCAAGATGAACTAGCTAAAAAGTTAATCAATGCGGAAGTTGCATCTCAAAATATATCAAAAATCACTATATATGATACTAACGGACAACTTTTTGTTGAAACCGACGGGGCTGAAACACCGTCTATGGTACAAAATGAATTGTTTTATGATGATGCCGGAACGCAAAATAAAGTTGGCAAAATTAACCTTTATATCGAATTTAGTCACATTGAAGCGGCACTGCTTGAGTTGGCTATATTTTCAATCATTAAAGTTTTACTCCTAGTGACTATTTTAGGCGCCGTTTTAGTTTATATTTTTAAAAAATTAGTTGCTCAACCCTTATCTGAAGTTGCTGAAAAAATGGCAACTATTGCCAATGGAGATGGCGATTTAACTCAACAAATAATTGTTCGCCGTAATGACGAAATAGGAAAACTTGCGGCTTCATTTAATCAGTTTGAACATAAAATAGCCGAGCTGATTAACGATGTTAAGCTTTCCGTTGAGGATTCGTTTAACGTTGCTGGTAGCATCTCTGATGTTAGTAGTGAAGGTTTTCGCTATTTGACAGAGCAGCAGTCGGAAACAGATCAAATTGCCACTGCAATTACACAAATGGCGTCATCGGCAGTAGAAATTGAAAGTAATGCTAAGTTGACGCTAAGCTCTGCTGAAACAGCAAATGTAGATGCTAAAAAGGTGCATGATGCTTTTTTAAGCTCAATTAACTCAATAGAGAGATTAGCTGCTCAACTCGATGAAGCATCAACGGTTATAAGTAGCCTTGAAGATAGCGTGCAGGGCATTGTATCTATGCTAGATGTTATTCAGGCAATAGCAGAGCAAACGAACTTACTTGCATTAAATGCCGCGATTGAAGCTGCCAGAGCCGGTGAACAAGGTCGTGGATTTGCTGTAGTAGCTGATGAAGTAAGATCTTTAGCGAGCAGAACACAGACAAGTACGGCTGAGATCCATGAAACAATAAATAAACTACAACAGGGATCACAATCAGCTGTAAATGTTATGAGTTTAAGTAAAAATATGAGCCAAGAAAGCATGAGTGCGGCAAGTACAGCCAGCGAATTGATTTCAAATATATCTGAAGTGATAGAATCAATTACACATATGTCGAGTCATATTTCTAGTGCTGTGTCCGAACAAAGCGCGGTTGCTGAGGACTTGAGTAAAAATATTAATGAGGTCGTCTCTGCGGGTCAAAACAGTATGGGGAAAATTGAACAAGTTCAAACATACTCAGAAGATATGAAAACACTGGCCCTGCAACTGAAAAAGTCGGTAAGTATTTTTAAAACCTGA
- the gpsA gene encoding NAD(P)H-dependent glycerol-3-phosphate dehydrogenase produces MSTATTAVTVLGAGSYGTALAICLARNGHNVTLWGRNSDDVATLAAERKNQRYLPDAPFPDTLFLEADLQRAVASSAIVLVVVPSHAFGDTLAQIKPALQEGVKVAWATKGLEPNTGRLLQEVALQELGDGIPLAVLSGPTFAKEMAMGSPTAISVSSTSPEFAQQLADLLHCGRSFRVYNNDDFIGIQLGGAVKNVIAIGAGISDGVGFGANARTALITRGLAELSRLGCALGAKPETFMGMAGLGDLILTCTDNQSRNRRFGLALGKGESVDAAIESIGQVVEGFRNTKEVYLLAQRTGVEMPITEQIYKVLYENKDMKEAAMALLGREQRSE; encoded by the coding sequence ATGAGTACAGCAACGACAGCTGTTACTGTATTAGGGGCGGGGTCTTATGGCACCGCCCTTGCTATTTGTTTAGCCCGAAATGGTCACAATGTGACGCTTTGGGGGCGCAATAGCGACGACGTTGCCACGCTTGCAGCTGAGCGGAAAAATCAACGTTACTTACCCGATGCTCCTTTCCCTGATACTCTTTTTCTTGAAGCCGATTTACAGCGTGCCGTTGCTAGTAGCGCTATTGTGCTTGTTGTTGTGCCAAGCCATGCATTTGGCGATACACTTGCGCAGATAAAGCCTGCATTGCAAGAAGGTGTAAAAGTTGCTTGGGCGACCAAAGGGCTTGAGCCAAACACGGGGCGCTTATTACAGGAAGTTGCTTTACAAGAGTTAGGTGATGGTATTCCATTGGCGGTACTTTCGGGTCCTACATTTGCAAAAGAGATGGCGATGGGATCACCGACTGCTATTTCTGTATCTTCCACGTCCCCTGAATTTGCTCAGCAGTTAGCTGATTTACTTCATTGTGGTCGCTCATTCCGTGTGTATAACAATGATGATTTTATTGGTATACAGCTAGGTGGTGCGGTTAAAAATGTTATTGCAATCGGTGCTGGTATCTCAGACGGGGTAGGTTTTGGCGCTAATGCACGTACTGCACTCATTACACGTGGTCTTGCAGAGTTATCGCGTTTAGGCTGCGCTCTTGGCGCAAAACCAGAAACCTTTATGGGTATGGCTGGTCTTGGTGATTTAATTTTAACCTGTACTGATAATCAATCACGTAATCGTCGATTTGGTTTAGCACTAGGTAAAGGCGAAAGTGTCGATGCTGCTATTGAGTCAATTGGTCAAGTAGTTGAAGGCTTTAGAAATACCAAAGAAGTGTATTTGCTTGCACAGCGTACTGGTGTCGAAATGCCAATTACTGAGCAAATCTATAAAGTTCTTTATGAAAATAAAGATATGAAAGAAGCTGCAATGGCCTTATTAGGCCGAGAGCAGCGTTCAGAATAA
- the secB gene encoding protein-export chaperone SecB — translation MNEETQDVAAQESGAQFTIQRIYTKDVSFETPNSPAIFQKEWTPEVKLDLDTRSNKLDEGVFEVVLALTVTASLGEETAFLCEIQQAGIFTIADVEEVQLAHMLGAFCPNVLFPYAREAVSNLVNRGTFPQLNLAPVNFDALFAQYMQQRTAPADQVTADA, via the coding sequence ATGAACGAAGAAACTCAAGATGTAGCAGCTCAAGAAAGTGGCGCACAATTTACAATTCAACGTATTTACACTAAAGATGTATCTTTTGAAACACCAAATTCACCAGCTATTTTTCAAAAAGAATGGACGCCAGAAGTTAAGCTAGACTTAGATACTCGTTCTAATAAATTAGACGAAGGTGTATTTGAAGTTGTTTTAGCGCTAACTGTAACCGCTTCACTTGGCGAAGAAACTGCGTTTTTATGTGAAATTCAACAAGCAGGTATTTTTACTATTGCTGACGTTGAAGAGGTGCAACTTGCACACATGCTAGGTGCATTTTGTCCTAACGTGTTATTCCCATATGCGCGTGAAGCAGTATCAAACCTTGTTAACCGTGGTACTTTTCCACAGCTTAACCTTGCGCCAGTTAATTTTGACGCATTGTTTGCACAGTACATGCAACAACGTACTGCGCCAGCTGACCAGGTTACAGCAGACGCATAA
- the grxC gene encoding glutaredoxin 3 has product MSNVVLYTKAYCPFCQRALSLLNSKGVEYTNIDIGVQPELRDEMIAKAGGASTVPQIFINDEHIGGCDDMMAIEAQGKLDAKLSA; this is encoded by the coding sequence ATGAGTAATGTTGTTTTATATACTAAGGCGTATTGTCCATTTTGCCAGCGCGCTCTTTCGCTACTAAATAGCAAAGGTGTTGAGTACACTAATATTGATATTGGTGTTCAGCCTGAGTTACGCGATGAAATGATTGCAAAAGCGGGTGGGGCAAGCACAGTACCGCAAATTTTTATTAATGATGAACATATCGGTGGCTGCGACGACATGATGGCTATTGAAGCGCAAGGTAAACTTGACGCTAAGCTAAGCGCTTAA
- a CDS encoding rhodanese-like domain-containing protein — protein MDQYIEFITNHPILSLAWVGIVFLIVSGWIKSKFSAVRQINPQQLTLLINREDGQVIDMRAQKEFNNGRISGAEHLSPENAKKSDFSSLEKYKTKPIIVVCTTGMTAQSTATTMSKAGFERVYVLAGGMGAWQSASLPTTTGR, from the coding sequence ATGGATCAATATATTGAATTTATCACCAATCACCCCATTTTAAGCCTTGCTTGGGTTGGTATTGTATTTCTTATTGTTAGTGGCTGGATAAAAAGTAAGTTTTCAGCTGTACGTCAAATAAATCCTCAGCAACTTACGTTACTTATTAACCGTGAAGATGGTCAAGTAATCGATATGCGTGCGCAAAAAGAGTTTAATAATGGGCGAATTTCTGGAGCTGAGCACTTAAGCCCAGAGAATGCGAAAAAATCTGACTTTTCAAGCCTTGAAAAGTACAAGACTAAACCCATTATAGTGGTATGTACTACAGGTATGACTGCCCAAAGTACTGCAACCACTATGAGCAAAGCAGGTTTTGAACGTGTCTATGTATTAGCTGGGGGCATGGGGGCGTGGCAATCTGCGAGCCTACCAACCACAACAGGTCGCTAA
- the gpmM gene encoding 2,3-bisphosphoglycerate-independent phosphoglycerate mutase — protein MTEHKKPLVLMILDGWGYREDEQSNAILAANTPVLDNLWATRPHTLISASGFDVGLPDGQMGNSEVGHVNLGAGRVVYQDFTRITKAINDGEFDSTPALVENIDKAVKAGKAVHIMGLLSPGGVHSHEDHIVASIELAAKRGAKNVYFHAFLDGRDTPPRSAKTSIERIEALFSELKCGRLASLIGRYYAMDRDNRWNRVEKAYNVMTLGEGDYSYDNGVAALAAAYERDENDEFVAATTISPEGATPVTINDGDTVIFANFRADRAREITRAFVEPSFDGFTKTKTPKLSAFVMMTEYAADINAPVAFGPTPLVNVLGEWFEKNGKTQLRISETEKYAHVTFFFSGGRENEFEGETRELIPSPQVATYDLQPEMNSEMLTDKLVEAIKSGKYDAIICNYPNGDMVGHSGVFEAAVKACEAVDICIGRVISALEEFGGEALITADHGNAEQMANLKTGQAHTAHTSEPVPFIYVGRDATPSAGKALSDVAPTMLHLMGMKQPSEMTGTPIMTLK, from the coding sequence ATGACAGAACATAAAAAACCACTGGTATTAATGATTTTAGATGGTTGGGGATATCGCGAAGATGAGCAAAGTAACGCTATTTTAGCAGCAAACACGCCGGTATTAGACAATTTATGGGCTACACGCCCACACACATTAATTTCAGCTTCGGGTTTTGATGTTGGTCTTCCTGATGGACAAATGGGAAATTCAGAAGTTGGCCATGTAAATTTAGGCGCTGGACGTGTCGTTTATCAAGATTTCACTCGTATTACTAAAGCAATTAACGATGGTGAATTTGATTCAACGCCTGCACTTGTTGAAAATATAGATAAGGCTGTAAAGGCAGGCAAAGCAGTTCATATTATGGGGTTATTAAGTCCTGGCGGCGTACATAGCCACGAAGATCATATAGTCGCAAGTATTGAACTTGCAGCAAAGCGCGGTGCAAAAAACGTATATTTTCACGCATTTTTAGATGGCCGCGACACACCGCCGCGCAGTGCCAAAACCTCTATCGAACGAATCGAAGCATTATTTAGTGAGCTTAAATGCGGCCGCTTAGCCTCGCTAATTGGCCGTTATTATGCAATGGACAGAGACAACCGTTGGAACCGCGTAGAAAAAGCGTATAACGTAATGACCCTGGGTGAGGGTGACTATAGTTATGACAACGGCGTTGCTGCTCTTGCAGCAGCTTACGAACGCGATGAAAACGATGAATTTGTAGCCGCTACAACCATCTCCCCTGAAGGCGCAACCCCAGTAACAATAAACGATGGCGACACTGTAATTTTTGCAAACTTTAGAGCCGACAGAGCTCGCGAAATTACGCGCGCTTTTGTTGAACCTAGCTTTGATGGCTTCACTAAAACAAAAACACCTAAACTTAGTGCTTTTGTAATGATGACCGAATACGCTGCTGATATTAATGCACCCGTTGCGTTTGGCCCTACGCCTTTAGTTAATGTTTTAGGCGAATGGTTTGAAAAAAATGGCAAAACACAGCTACGTATTTCTGAAACCGAAAAATATGCCCATGTAACATTTTTCTTTAGTGGTGGCCGCGAAAACGAATTTGAAGGCGAAACACGCGAGCTTATCCCTTCGCCGCAAGTAGCAACATACGATCTACAACCTGAAATGAACTCAGAAATGTTAACCGATAAACTCGTTGAAGCAATTAAAAGTGGTAAATACGACGCTATTATTTGTAACTACCCTAACGGCGATATGGTTGGTCACTCTGGTGTATTTGAAGCTGCCGTTAAAGCCTGCGAAGCAGTAGACATTTGCATTGGCCGTGTTATCAGTGCACTTGAAGAGTTTGGTGGCGAAGCATTAATAACAGCTGATCACGGTAATGCCGAGCAAATGGCTAACCTTAAAACGGGACAAGCGCATACAGCACATACTAGCGAACCTGTACCATTTATTTATGTAGGTCGTGATGCAACCCCATCAGCAGGTAAGGCATTGAGCGATGTAGCGCCCACAATGCTGCACTTAATGGGTATGAAGCAGCCAAGTGAAATGACTGGCACACCTATCATGACACTGAAATAA
- a CDS encoding murein hydrolase activator EnvC family protein, with amino-acid sequence MNRRINLLIQYTLILTSLATAPAVANEDRTKKDLSEVQQALNQSQAEYNEQRKKIAKLQTNLKSHELDIAKNAKALNMAEQAVKKAQQQQKQQQQKAQQLDEKHVQFQRILAAQLKSAYMAGGDDYSKMMLNQEDTAKFERTLSYYNYLNKARIKQIEELKVLQQQIAQNQVELAKTEQQLIELHNEQKRRQTALIAAQSDRKANFNNLKAQLSGTKDSINYLKENQQTLISTIEELEKEKTQKIELLGLNKNKGKLDWPSKGKLQHTFGQRKHGGIDWKGVLIGAVEGANVNSVHNGQVVFADWLKGYGWVIVVDHGKGFMSLYGHAQTLLKDVGDMVREGETLALVGQSGGQANSGLYFEIRHKGRAVNPVKWCRRI; translated from the coding sequence ATGAATAGACGCATTAATCTATTAATTCAATACACTTTAATACTTACTTCATTGGCGACGGCTCCTGCTGTCGCTAATGAAGACCGTACTAAAAAGGACTTATCAGAAGTCCAACAGGCTCTTAACCAAAGCCAAGCCGAATACAATGAGCAGCGTAAAAAAATTGCTAAATTACAAACAAATCTCAAAAGCCACGAACTAGATATCGCTAAAAATGCTAAAGCACTGAATATGGCAGAACAAGCAGTTAAAAAAGCCCAACAGCAACAAAAGCAGCAGCAACAAAAAGCACAGCAGCTCGATGAAAAGCATGTCCAGTTTCAACGTATTTTAGCCGCACAATTAAAAAGTGCCTACATGGCTGGAGGCGACGACTACTCTAAAATGATGCTAAATCAAGAAGACACAGCCAAGTTTGAGCGTACACTTAGTTATTATAACTATCTAAATAAAGCCCGAATAAAGCAAATTGAAGAGCTAAAAGTACTGCAACAGCAAATTGCCCAGAATCAAGTTGAACTTGCAAAAACAGAGCAACAACTAATTGAGCTACATAACGAACAAAAACGACGTCAAACCGCATTAATTGCAGCCCAAAGTGATCGAAAAGCGAATTTTAACAACCTCAAAGCACAACTTAGTGGTACCAAAGATTCGATTAACTATTTAAAAGAAAACCAGCAAACCTTAATCTCGACTATCGAAGAACTCGAAAAAGAAAAAACACAAAAAATTGAATTGCTCGGCCTTAATAAAAACAAAGGAAAACTAGATTGGCCAAGTAAAGGTAAGTTGCAGCACACATTTGGTCAACGAAAGCATGGCGGCATTGATTGGAAGGGAGTGCTGATTGGGGCTGTAGAAGGCGCTAATGTTAACAGCGTGCATAATGGTCAAGTGGTCTTTGCTGATTGGTTGAAAGGCTATGGCTGGGTGATTGTTGTAGATCATGGCAAAGGCTTTATGAGCTTATATGGACACGCACAAACGCTTCTCAAAGATGTTGGCGATATGGTGCGTGAAGGCGAAACGTTAGCTTTAGTTGGTCAAAGCGGCGGACAAGCAAATTCTGGTCTATACTTTGAAATACGCCACAAAGGACGCGCAGTAAATCCTGTAAAATGGTGCAGACGCATTTAA
- a CDS encoding S41 family peptidase, whose translation MINKTATTNHSKTMYAGLIMSLLLFSFIFSFSQALASSVKELKSQQIDEILFNIHTYYVDDLALQNSQHIEYSTQQFERLYSKLDPYSKYLDEHELTALFNNTNGHYTGLGIEVKSIKDKITIVDVVSNSPAKKAGILASDIIISVNNEIVENLTLDEVATRIRNSNFSDINLTVQRQTSKAYISFNVARTLINLKSATSKVLDSGTGYLAIHTFSNNTLQEVALQITAMQDYYDDSLKGLVIDLRDNPGGTLQSAIAVSDMFLQSGTIVTTKGRFFDANKTFYAKRGDVLKGAPIVVLINENSASAAEILAAALKDNNRATVVGNQSFGKGSVQSLIPLGNGDTALKLTTAKYFTPSGKSIDGVGITPDVAINQTNLSQNNKAVIIKNEQTKSIQQLPVSNLADLQLVKAKQLLSMQ comes from the coding sequence ATGATAAATAAAACCGCCACTACAAACCATTCAAAAACAATGTATGCAGGCTTGATAATGAGTCTGCTTTTATTTAGTTTTATTTTTTCATTTAGCCAGGCTCTAGCTAGCTCAGTAAAAGAATTAAAAAGCCAACAAATAGATGAGATTTTATTTAATATACACACCTATTACGTTGACGATTTGGCCTTACAAAACAGCCAACACATAGAATACAGCACTCAGCAATTTGAACGTTTGTACTCAAAACTCGATCCTTACTCCAAATACCTAGACGAGCATGAACTCACCGCTCTATTTAACAACACCAATGGCCACTATACGGGTCTTGGAATTGAAGTTAAAAGTATTAAAGACAAAATAACCATCGTAGACGTAGTAAGTAACTCTCCCGCCAAAAAAGCCGGTATTTTAGCCAGCGATATTATCATAAGTGTTAATAACGAAATCGTTGAAAATTTGACACTTGACGAAGTAGCCACACGAATAAGAAATAGCAACTTTAGTGATATAAACTTAACCGTACAACGACAAACAAGTAAAGCCTATATATCTTTTAACGTTGCTCGAACACTAATAAATTTAAAAAGTGCTACAAGCAAAGTCTTAGATTCTGGCACTGGTTATTTAGCCATTCACACTTTTTCTAATAACACATTGCAAGAAGTTGCTTTGCAAATTACAGCAATGCAAGACTATTATGATGACTCACTTAAAGGGCTTGTTATTGATTTGCGAGATAACCCCGGCGGTACACTGCAAAGTGCGATTGCCGTATCTGATATGTTTCTACAAAGCGGCACTATTGTTACAACTAAAGGTCGCTTTTTTGATGCAAATAAAACTTTTTACGCTAAACGAGGTGATGTATTAAAAGGCGCCCCTATTGTAGTGCTGATAAATGAAAATTCAGCTTCAGCGGCTGAAATTTTAGCGGCGGCTTTAAAAGATAATAATCGTGCAACCGTTGTAGGGAATCAATCTTTTGGTAAAGGCTCTGTACAATCACTCATTCCCCTCGGTAATGGAGATACAGCCTTAAAACTTACCACCGCGAAGTACTTTACACCGTCAGGAAAATCAATTGATGGCGTAGGAATAACACCCGATGTGGCGATTAATCAAACAAACCTTTCACAAAACAATAAAGCCGTTATAATAAAAAACGAACAAACTAAAAGCATTCAGCAATTACCTGTAAGTAATCTAGCTGATTTGCAATTAGTTAAAGCAAAACAATTACTCAGCATGCAATAA
- a CDS encoding divergent polysaccharide deacetylase family protein — MKIITSFLLIFYFASIDVKAKQIAIVIDDIGYHQRDLEFLTLPGQLSYSILPHTPYSQIFATLASQSNKELLLHVPMQALNDKELGPGALTLNMTKEQLQQTLGTALASLPQVKGVNNHMGSALTQQSQAMKWTMEVLKKRHLYFLDSRTTDLSQAQNAANFLGVANISRQVFLDNITTAEQLQLRFDELKQQATKHNFAIAIAHPYPETIAFLRKALPQLSEQGFELVPVSQLVEHKYIQLAQAEGKRISARTR; from the coding sequence ATAAAAATAATAACATCATTTTTGTTGATATTTTACTTTGCATCAATAGATGTAAAAGCTAAACAAATAGCAATAGTGATTGACGATATCGGCTATCACCAACGGGACTTGGAATTTTTAACTCTGCCTGGGCAATTGTCATATTCAATTTTACCTCACACACCTTATTCACAAATTTTTGCAACGCTTGCTAGCCAATCAAATAAAGAGTTATTACTTCACGTCCCTATGCAGGCGCTAAATGATAAAGAGCTAGGCCCAGGCGCACTTACACTAAATATGACTAAAGAGCAGCTTCAGCAAACGCTAGGCACAGCTTTAGCGAGCTTGCCACAAGTTAAGGGGGTTAATAATCATATGGGCTCAGCACTTACGCAACAAAGCCAAGCCATGAAGTGGACTATGGAGGTTCTCAAAAAACGTCATTTATATTTTTTAGATAGTCGCACTACTGATTTAAGCCAAGCTCAAAATGCCGCTAACTTTTTAGGTGTAGCCAATATTAGCCGCCAAGTATTCTTAGACAACATAACCACTGCAGAACAATTACAACTGAGGTTTGATGAGTTAAAACAGCAAGCCACTAAGCATAATTTTGCTATTGCAATTGCTCACCCCTACCCAGAAACAATTGCCTTTTTACGCAAAGCATTGCCACAGCTATCAGAGCAAGGTTTCGAACTTGTGCCAGTTTCACAGCTGGTCGAACATAAATATATTCAACTCGCACAGGCCGAGGGCAAAAGAATAAGTGCTAGGACTCGTTGA